The Arachis duranensis cultivar V14167 chromosome 9, aradu.V14167.gnm2.J7QH, whole genome shotgun sequence genomic sequence CCTAAAGATAATTTATTTGCCAATAAAAacagattttatttataattggaataaaatttatttaccaATAATCggtggataaaattgaaattacatccatgtcatataattataattgattaattggtataaaatgaaattataccCGTGCCATgagtaataatctaaataattatatcttaacaaaatataatttgaaataatttataaacaattatcttaacaaaaataattatttaataattgatttaaaaatcaatgcaaaaaataattattaataatagtattattaactgggtaaataatataatttcaaattattacttgaaatataaataatatatgaaaatctattgagtaaatcaatgattttgcaccttaataatttgataattattatttaattaaccagttaattgaattagtaataacaattttcaatttcaaattttgtatattaaaataggttcaatattgtttaggtaatttggttttactattagtatttgattaaattataattatagaattttaaattattgcttcaatttatatattacgattattttttgtggatgtgctatttttaaataatttaataaaatgaagtagtgttagatattattaattttatttttatcttttatttctttatttgtattttcattatatttgacaaaaaatgaACCTACACGTATATTAAATCGTTGACGTAAAGATAATTTATTTGCCAATAAAAACagattttaattgtaattggaataaaatttatttgccaataatcggtggataaaattgaaattacacccgtgtcatataattataattgattaattggtataaaatgaaattataccCGTGTCATgagtaataatctaaataattatatcttaacaaaatataatttgaaataatttataaacaattatcttaacaaaaataattatttaataattgatttaaaaatcaatgcaaaaaataatttttaataatagtattattaattgggtaaataatataatttcaaattattacttgaaatataaataatacacGGAAATCAATTAAGTAAATCAATGATTTTGCaccttaataatttgacaattattactcaattaaccagttaattgaattagtaataacaatttctaatttcaaattttgtatattaagtaattattaaaaactgggtaataacgatttacacggaaaaatcattgataaattcaattaactataaaaaagataatatactaacagttttagtatattatttatggcaagggaaattattttctcaaattaaattttatataattatagtaaATCTCTATAGTTAAAGCAATATAAAACTGCTTcatatatagcaataatattatacatatttatatatctcttcttttaaaatattgactcaaaatattgacatataattaatgtagaaaatatataatattaaactgTTTTGTTAtgcatatatatgaatttatataataaccCGTATAATTTATACGTATGTCATAATACATATGTCAAGAAAAGAttccataatttttgaaaaccactgttttgttatatgaaattgaaattgaaattaaataatttttatttatataattttttttattagtatcaagtatttccattaaaaattcatattgtttgtaaaattagtatatatagctGCACTTTTGTTGCCTAATGGAAGAACTATACATTCaaggtttaaaatttttttggccATAAACGAGGATTCTTTGTGTAGCATTAAACAGGAAAGTCCTCTTGCAAGGTTAATCCAGGCCAAATTAATCATATGGGATGAAACTCCAATGATAAGTAAGTATTGTTACAAAATTTTAGACAAATGCCCTAGAGACATCTTAAGGTGCTCAGATTCGTATAATACTCATTTGCCATTTAGAGGTAAAGTTGTTGTTCTCAGAGgagattttagacaaatttTACCTATGATTCCCAGAGGCTCAAGGCAAGATATAATTCAGTCTTCTATTAATTCTTCATATTTGTGGCATAACTGTAAGGTTTTGAATCTTACAAAAAATATGAGATTGTCACTAGGTGAAAATAACAacatacaagaactcaaaaatTTTGCagaatggctactcaaaattgATGATGGTTTGGCTGGTGATACAACAGATGGTGAATCGATCGTTCATATACCATCTGACATTTTGATTAAGAGCTCTGAGACAGTTTTGGATGACCTCATTAATTTTGTGTATCCAGATATGTTATCCAATTTATCCGTTGAAAATTATTTCTAGGATAGAGCTAGTCTTGCACCAACTTTAGATTGTGTCACTAATGTCAACAACAAGATGACTGCAGAGTTACCTGGACAAGAAAGAATCTACTTAAGTTCAGACTCTGTGTGTGCTGAAGAGGGGAATATGGAATTTGAGTTAGATGCTTTCTCGCCGGAGATTTTAAATGTAATAAATTGTTCAGGTCTACCACCACACAAGTTGGTTCTGAAGGTTGGTGCtcaatggctactcaaaattgGTGATGGTTTGGCTGGTGATACAACAGATGGTGAATCGATCGTTCATATACCATCTGACATTTTGATTAAGACATTGATTTCGTGTATCCAGATATGTTATCCAATTTATCCGTTGAAAATTATTTCAAGGATATAGTAATTCTTGCACCAACTTTGGATTGTGTCACTGATGTCAACAACAAGATGACTGCAGGGTTACCTGGACAAGAAAGAGTCTACTTAAGTTCAGACTCTATGTGTGCTGAAGAGGAAAATATGGAATTTGAGTTAGATGCTTTCTCGCCGGAGATTCTAAATGGAATAAATTGTTCAGGTCTACCACCACACAAGTTGGTTTTGAAGGTTGGCGCTCCTGTTATGTTGCTGCGGAATATAGACCAAACTAATGGTTTGTGCAATGGAACGAGGATGCAAGTTAGAAGAATGGGAAATCATGTGATAGAATGCAAGACTTTAACTGGTAACAAAGTTAGAAGTATTGTTCTTATCCCAAGACTGAATCTAATTCCAAATAATGAAACATTGCCGGTCAGGTTTCAAAGAAGACAATTCCCAATTATCATATCATTTGCAATGACAATAAATAAGTCCCAGGGACAAACTCTATCAAAAGTTGGAATTTACCTTCCAATGCCAGTTTTCACCCATGGTCAATTGTATGTTGTGTTATCAAGCGTAACGAGTAAAGATGGTATGCGAGTGCTGTTGCAAGATCATAGACACCTGGAAGATAACTGCACGATGAATGTGGTATATAGAGAAGTTTTTGAGAGCCTATAATAAAAAGGTAATAACAAAATGTCTTactaaatctatttatttattaaaatttattactatcacttaaaaaaatttagaaattctaGGAACTAATAGATGAATTCTTATTGGACATTAATAGTTTGAGAATATTAAACTTATCATTAAAATTcgtataattttattctcttgacaaacaattttataattacgttaatcatataattttatatacaaacatTGATACAATGTTAtttcatgtatatattttgcagGTATCAAAGGATAGCATTGAATTGTTATTCAGtaggtttaaattatttattgtttattacaaAACTTTCTGCATTAGGATTCTCTattaatttgttcttcattttgagctgattttgatattttcttacTTCACAATATACCAACATATAAAACTTTGTTGGTAGATTTAAGTATTACTAGATTATTTATGGTCATATTGAgtatatatgtctgatttataaaaaaatagattaaataactattttatagttaatacaattaacactatattaagaaaagaaaaacaacgcatataagttatttttttattaattaaattattataattaaaatgaaatttaacataacaacttaaaattataatttcaatcttatcacgtgcatggcacGGGTGATTAAACTTGTGTATGTTATGATTTTTGCtaaagaattatttaattattatttttatttaatcaaataaataattatcttaATTCTAATAGAAAATTGTTATATGGCACTAAATTCCATGGTCCCAAAacgtttggaccattaaatgTTCTTATAACAAAACatgattttaagtttttttaacaACTGCTAAATagttcttttctaattttaattacaaattaaccctatatattttatttaattacaaaaactatttttattttataaattattattttatcacttatctattatatttattaacaatcaaaataaaaaacaataacgaattagatcttCCATTGATCGTAATAAACTTTTTGGCCATTCCAAtcgattaaaagtttatatttgatCCGTGACGTTCGTCAGGGCGGTGAAATCGtgtttatttgaaaattaatcgattggattatcaaaacaatcgattgaatttcaggtttcccataactcaatcgattggacTTTGATTGGTCATATTACCCAATCGATTAAACGATGACTAAAATGTtggttttttaaaattcaatcaatttcttatactacccaatcgattgaatgctcCAAAGCAACTTGAGGTctcacaattcaatcgattggttgtgtTACCGAATCGATTGAAGTCATCAAAGCAATATGGATTTGCCtacttcaatcgattggttgtgtTACCCCATCGATTGAATTGTGTACTACGccattttcaattttcttatcctttttataaattatcttattattcatctatcttaactttaaaattctatcttcaatttttaagactttattttgatttagatactctaatgttatcttttctttaatattaacattataaattggTGAATAATCTATCATTAATTATTCAATCCTACCATTAGAATCGTGTATCAATCTCTTTATGTATCATGAGAGAGTTGTGCAGGCTTATGACTCGATGCCTGGGTAGTTATAATGTCTCTTGACTTACCCTTTTTTGAAATCATGTATTGGCTGGTAATGAATgtccttatttttttataggGAATTCGTTGCTTGAAATGTTTCTCCTTTTTGAGAAATTCATATCAAACACCCCGAAATACTGATGGTACAGGGATATCGGCGGTACAGGGGATATTCAATTTTACCCTGTTTTAAATGCTTTTTATGTCCGCTcaaatattttgtattgaaaTCCAATTATCCTTTTGTGCTCTTCATCGTGCAGAATGGCGAATTGCCGAATGATGCTGGTGTCATCTCCGGAGCTGTGAAATAGATGTTCGATATATTGGAGGCTCAGAATGCAGAGCACAACATGAAAGTAACGTTATTAGAGCTTTACAATAAGGAAATAATGGATTGTGTGCCTCCTGAGAAAACTGTAAAATCTGAAGATGATAAGTCTAAAAGTCCTATCGCTCTAACGGAGGATTGGAAAGGGGGCTTCCATTGTTAATCTAGGAagaattgattaaaaatttgtaatatatatttcatataTGTCTTAGCAATATATGAACAGATTATTAAAATGCTTTGATATATATTGCTTGGTGTTTTTTTTTCTAGTCAAAATTCAATAGAGAGGTCAAATCTTGAACAAATGAAAAGAACAAAATAGaatgcaaacaaataaaaagatatagaatttttttacataaattaattatatagaataaaatataattcacaaGACATAAAATTTGTATGGCATTgttgaaataataaatgaaaatgacattacTTCATCATAAAAATATgagttttttaaataaaaatatctctataGTGCatagaaatagagaaaaattgtaaaagctttcaatcgattgggtaacacaaccaatcgattgaattgtgagACCTCAATTTGTTTTGAAGCATTCAatcaattgaattttaaaaaactcaCATTTTAGTCATCGTTCAATTGATTGGGTAATATGgccaattaattgatttttgcaAAAACCATGCTGCCTTAcaattttcaatcgattgttttgtgataaccTCTAgtccaatcgattgagttatggGAAACCTGAAATTCAATCGGCTGTTTtgataatccaatcgattgattttaaaagaaacacaattttaCAACCCTGGACGAACGTCACGGatcaaatataaacttttaattgaTTGGAATGGCCAAAAAGTTCATTACGATCAATGGaagatctaattcgttattgttttgtattttgattgttaataaacataatagatgaatgataaaataataatttataaaataaaaaatattttttataattaaataaaatatatggagttaatttgtaattaaaattagaaaaggaCTATTTaacagttattaaaaaaatttaaaaaacatgttttgttatgggaccatttaatggtccaaacgtTCTGGGACCATCGAATCCTTAGACTTCTTATATGCTTTGCTAGAACCAATAATATAAcaattttatgataatttaaaatattaaatgacgattaagaataattagttattttaccatttcaaattaaattttgaatttttagtttgGATAAGATCTTAACTGAATCTATTTCAATTGATTTATCATTTGATTCATAAGatttcaatttaaaacaagataaaattcaaatttaaaataaNNNNNNNNNNNNNNNNNNNNNNNNNNNNNNNNNNNNNNNNNNNNNNNNNNNNNNNNNNNNNNNNNNNNNNNNNNNNNNNNNNNNNNNNNNNNNNNNNNNNNNNNNNNNNNNNNNNNNNNNNNNNNNNNNNNNNNNNNNNNNNNNNNNNNNNNNNNNNNNNNNNNNNNNNNNNNNNNNNNNNNNNNNNNNNNNNNNNNNNNNNNNNNNNNNNNNNNNNNNNNNNNNNNNNNNNNNNNNNNNNNNNNNNNNNNNNNNNNNNNNNNNNNNNNNNNNNNNNNNNNNNNNNNNNNNNNNNNNNNNNNNNNNNNNNNNNNNNNNNNNNNNNNNNNNNNNNNNNNNNNNNNNNNNNNNNNNNNNNNNNNCATAAACTTTTTCCTTTACTTggaaaagaattttttggtACAAGGAGTTATAAAAAGATTTCtcaatttaaatcagatttcgATTtggtttagtaaaatttttttttgaagatgTGTTTCGGTTCTTCAAAATCACAAGCTCCTAATGCtgtgtttattaaaaaaaagattatgtTTTTGTGCTTAcaacttttgaaaaatatgaatgcttTTGAAAACACATATGGTGGAGctttttaaaattggtttatatttatcaaaattgaaaaatctaatataacatcgtaaatgaattaattttcaaatttaactcttatatttatatttattatagtatttttaaattttaaaagctattttactAAACACGATTTATATTGTTTTTATAATGCCCTTTTTAATATGTGCTTGTGCACAAAGTCATAAGTCCATACTAAATCGAATATCACATTGGACAAAcacaacttttttttcttgttatctCTACGATTGACTCAACAGTCCTAGCAGCCTTTTAGTGGAGTTAgggctattttttttctttttccacggATGTCACTGTTGGGCCAACCATGGAGAGATCTCGACCACCGGAGAGGTTTCGGAgaggaatcaagtgagagaacataagatgagaagacaccacatccaactcaaaaccttaaggtgtcaagttaatgggtctttcatcttataaactccttactcttccatgctttctttgatgtgggactaacttcaatactcctcacacttgcaacattaaCAATCTCCCCCTCAAGTGTGAGCCTCTACATCAAGCATCAACTCCCCTCTAGCTCCTCCACCACATATGAGTATTCGTCCATCACACCGCCGTAAAACACCGCGGGACACGCCGTCCAGACCACCTTTGCCGGGAAGACTTTCGATGCTTCACCTTGAATACCCCTTAAAACTACCAGATCGATTAACcattggctctgataccactttgtTGGGCCAACCGTGGAGAGCTCTCGACCACCGGAGAGATTTCGGAgaggaatcaagtgagagaacataagatgagaagacaccacatccaactcaaaaccttaacgtgtcaagttaatgggtctctcatcttataaactcctcactcttccatgctttctttgatgtgggactaacttcaacactcctcacacttaCAACATTAACAGTCACTAGTCAAACTACGAGAAACTCCTAATGTGAAAATGTATAAGAACATCTCATCTAAATCAA encodes the following:
- the LOC127741563 gene encoding uncharacterized protein LOC127741563, producing the protein MRLSLGENNNIQELKNFAEWLLKIDDGLAGDTTDGESIVHIPSDILIKSSETDRASLAPTLDCVTNVNNKMTAELPGQERIYLSSDSVCAEEGNMEFELDAFSPEILNVINCSGLPPHKLVLKVGAQWLLKIGDGLAGDTTDDMLSNLSVENYFKDIVILAPTLDCVTDVNNKMTAGLPGQERVYLSSDSMCAEEENMEFELDAFSPEILNGINCSGLPPHKLVLKVGAPVMLLRNIDQTNGLCNGTRMQVRRMGNHVIECKTLTGNKVRSIVLIPRLNLIPNNETLPVRYQRIALNCYSGIRCLKCFSFLRNSYQTPRNTDGTGISANGELPNDAGVISGAVK